The DNA segment TGGAGAGGTTTTGTTGTACATTCATGATGAGCGAGAGGATGATTTCCATGTTGCTAGGACAAATATTGCCTTTAATAGGTTGTATTTCAAAGGCTGTTGACTGTAGGCCAGTGTCTGCCAGTGGGAAAGAGAGGACGACTCATCAGTCTGGAAATGTGTTCCGTCAGGCAATAAATGAAATAACATTTGTTCATGGTGAGCTCATTCTGGAAAAGTATGCTTGTGCTAAACAAAATGGTGTGAAAGTTGAAACTAAACAAGGAAAAGTtagtatattatcattatatgtaAATTTTACAGTACAGCAGTCTGAATCGCCTAAGCACTAGGCTTCTTTTGAGCCTTTTTTCAGGTCTTTTTGCTTAAACACCCATTCTACTTTCTCTTGTTTCctttcaaattcaaatttaagAAAGCTTTACTTGAAAATGAATTACCATGTGCTACAGCGTTCAGTCTCGTCCCTGAGCGCAGTCCTCCATTGTGCCTGGGCTgccttttcaaaaaaaaaaaaaaaaccctgcttaTTCCCGAGCCAAGCTCGTTTTTTGGGATGTTATTTACGTTGGAGTGACCTCAGCCTTCAGAACCGATTTGGATCAAAATTGTCAGAGTGGCGTGAAGGCACAGCAGGCTGCAGTCACCATGCCTGTGTCTGGGAGCATGGCTGCCCTTCTACAGCCTTTACACACATGAAAGGGGCACGCACTCTGGCCTAGTCCAAATTCTAGTTGCACAAAAAACACCTCAGAGCCTACAACAGTGAAGGTCCTGGAAGGTGCCGGCTCAGGCAGGTGTGCAGACAGTTGGGAATCTCCCCCACCCACAAGCCACAGCCTGAACTTCCATGTTCCCAGATCCCCCTGCATCTGCATGGTGTCTCACTAAGGGGTGTGTGGAGAAATGCAGCCGTTCTGCCCATGAATAGAGGAACCAAATCAGCGAAGACTCCCCGACAAAGACCCCCTGGTGGGGCCTGAGTGCATCACTGCTCGGATTTGGGGGACGTAACAATAGAGTAGATGAAATAAGGAGTACAATGTGGAAttcatttttcttctctctctctttctctgctcccccccccccctctccgtCCCTGTCGAGACTGGCTCTGCTGGATGGTTGGCTGAACCCAAATGCAAGGGGTCAGTTGTTTAACCCTGGCCTTTCGTGATTGCGGAAGACAACACGCTTGTCTTAATTGCGATGCCCTCCTTTCCCAGAGCCCTGTGGACATAAGCGGGTTCAATGTATAAATGTAGGTTGTCATTGGCACTAAAGTGAACGATAGAAACGATTGCTCAGCCAGTTGGTCAGTTGACCAATTTATAGTGGTGGTCTTTTCTTAACCTCGCTGTTCTAGAGTCTTAAGATGGGCCTTTTATTTGCATAGTAAATCTCAATGAAGGGGCTTGTGTTGGGTAAGACTTTGCTATAAATAAGTTTCAGGAGGAATGCCAGTGGACAGTTCCGGTTGGTTAGTTTATTTGGACCGTGTTCTGTTGTGTCTGGAGCATCGAGAGCCATTTTGAGAGGCCGTTAGGCAAGAGCCGCAGCCATAATGGAGATTACGAAATGATTGTTGCCGTGGCTGGACCCTAATATGTGCTGGCCCTCGCCTATTTGGGATGCTCCATTGAACAACAATAGTGCAAGAAGCACAGCGCTtgctcctttatttattttttcccctccttctCACCCAGTGGCATCCCTGGCTGCTATTGTGCTGACGTACCGTCTGAAGTGTTTAAGAAGCCCCCGATGCTGTACTCGGGGCAGGAGAACAAACATGAGAGAATACTTTCTGAGACTTCAGCAAATCTGGATAACTGCGCACACCTGCTCGGATTAGTTTGTGGCTTAAATACAGCCAGTGAAATACTGACCGTTTTATTTTTCTCACTAATTATCCCCCCAATCCCCCCCTTTCACCATTCTTTTCTGATATCTTGAATATTAGgcaatactttttaaaatacttttatttattatcaggcaatacatttatttaaaaaatgtcaaagcTCTTTATTTAAGACCAACCGCTATCACACTGCACTGCCtcaaagggaaataaataaatccaccAAAAACCTCCAGGTTTTAGTTTTGTTCAGCATGATGCTCATCTTTACCCaacttcttcttattattattatttcgcAGTATGAAAAGAGATTTCGGGCATTTACAGGACATTGAGGCAGGTTGTTGGAGTCTGGCAGGGCGGCAAATCTCTGCACAAACGAATCCTTGTCACGTATAAACAAATACATAGTACACAGTCAGATTACATAATGCATGTTGTTAGTAATGCTGGACTGTGAAATTGTTGAATTTGCTCAAAACAGACATTCAGAACCTCTAGTTGACAATCTTACACATCAGTCTTTTTGTATTGGTGCAAGATAAAAATGcatgtctgtttgtttttttatttgcttgaCCATTAATTGTGATTTAGGTAAATGATTCAGTTAATCGTGACATTGATTTACACCCAGCTCCAAATCCTGAAATCTGGTTTTGTTCAACAACTGTATCCTGTATGTAAAACATCTGATATCACCAGGCCCTTTGAAAAACAGGctgcccccaccccccctccccactTCCTCAAAAGCAGCAGCTTTTCAGTAAAGGACTCCATTGCATTGAGGCTGCAGTAGTAACTGAGCTGTTCCATAAAACCACGTGCTTTGGCTCTCTTTCCCTGTTGTGTCTCTGctgcttttatctggggtgctgtttagTCTCGGTGTGTGAGTTCACGTGCAAGGCAAAAACTGAGGCAAAATAAATTGCTACTGTGATCAATGGATGCATTGTGCATTGTGGAACAAGTAGAGATCTGTCTGAGCTCATTCTGAAGTTGGGAAGCATTTAATGCTTTTGAGAGCCATTGATGAGTCCTTGTCAGTTAGTCTTTAAAGTTTCTAAGAAAGTGTGTCTGCTGGTTTAGAGTATTATTTTTGAAAAGAATACATCAAGGCCTTGGCAGAGGGAGAAACTATGGACAGTATTTGTGCTTTAGATCATGCTGTGAAGATTTGGCAATgctagggctctgagtggtccagtggtccaaGAGGATGGAAGGGAAGGGAGGAAAAACTTGACCAGCTGACTTGTTGCAGCAGTTTCATCCCATCAAAGTACCATGTCCATCCTTTTATCAATGTTTAAAAAGACAGACTGCATGACTGTGTGGTTGATGTTATACACCAGTAAGAATAGCACCAAATAAAATCCCTGTTCCTGTTTAGTAATTTATGATGTTTGACCCAATACTGTTGTATATAGTGTACCTTTTACTAGATTTTAAAGGGTATTTAGgccaccagtctttcacatccTTGCATCAGACAAAACTGTGGCTTGCTTTCATGCGCAGCTACGGTTTACATTTAATCTTTGAGTTTGTGGCATTTTTTGAGCGGAAAAATATGCTCCATCTGTTAAATGTTTAAAGGCTAAATAGTTTTGGTGGTATAtcactttattctttttttattcatgtaattACCAGTATCATTGTCAATACTAATTGTATTGTACATTTCTAACTTGTACAAAGTATCACATGGTATTGAAACACCATGAAACCTTAGGGCAAgatctatatttcatattttgttattgttttttaggACTACTAGTAGATCCTTGTGGATTGAGTTGAAAAATTGTTCAACTTTGCAGAAAGTTCCATCATGCATCATGGCTCTTTTTTTAATGAGGCAGATGAACAAAGGAGAGGGTTGGCACAGGATGTCGATGATGATTCCAAAAACATTCAGCTTGAAGAATTCTTTGCATTGCTGTACTTTTATTTTCCTCCAGAAAATCTATTCATTGATGAGACAACATCACTGTAAAGCTTGGCAAGTTCATTGCTTTGCTTGTATTACAAAGCATTTTAATTAAACCTGCAATTTAAACCTGTTTGTTCTAAATTGTACACTATTTATTGGCTTGATTgagattgattaattgattatttaCTGCCGAACAAATTGGTGGTGGTAATTGCTTGTGGTGCAACAAGATGTAATTTAACACTGTTGGAGAGTACACAAGACTAAAGATGGATCAATTAGTGTTTTAGAGACCAATACCAATTGTCTTTCGGCTTGATTGGCCAATACCATTCAAGAATTAGGCTGGATGGCATGTTAAGGCATCATTGTGCATGTCCTCTGTAGCATTCTGTGTGTGGTCTTTTAATATGAAACATCCTTTGTTTTTTGGAATTGGCTACattataaaacactgttaaattcCAAGCACAAGCTGTGAACTTGTGAATTCCCATCCAAAACTGCACTGTCATCATTACTCATCGATACACATTGTCGAAGGCTGAGTGATGTACCCTCAAGAGTGGTATCTGGTTATTGTTCTGATATACACTGTACTGCGGTGAGACATTGACTCGTGACAGGGTTTTCCTGTTAGTGTTATTTCTTTACTCTAATTCCTTATTAGTTATATAGTTTAGTTTTAAACGTTCTACAAAAATTTGAGTCAATTGCTGAATGggaaaaacatgaaacactggctTCAGGTGGGGTTCTGCAGCCTTGTGTTGGTTTTGTACCAACGAAAAACTGTAGTATCTTGTGACCTGGCACAATACAAATTATTGCCCATAACATTAAACCAGCTCTCTGGGATGGCTAAATTATCCACTGTTTGCATATTTGCGCTGATAATTGGCTGTAACAGACACAGAGCTGTACAATTCTTTCATCTACAGTAAGTAATATACAGTAAGTAATATATGAACATTCAATATAGAAGTTTCACAGAAACTTGCACCTTAGTTAAATTTTTGGGTTCTTGCAATTCCTGGAAATTGTACAAACTGTGTTGTGTAAGTTTATCTATAGTTTTGAAGTAGCTAAAAATATACCTGCATCCACCAACTCTCTCATTTCTAGTTTAATCCACACCCACTACTTTCGATTTGCAAAGTATAGGAAATGAGTAAAGTTCTTGAGCACTAAAAAAGCCCCATCTTGAAAACTTGGTTTCAGCAGGTTTTAGCAGTGTGTGTAAGAGGTTTGTATTTTGCGGATAACAGCTTTTTCATCTCCTTAAAGAAGTGGTGTTTGGGCAGGACCGCTGTGATGTGGTTGTGGTTTGGGGTTCTCCGATGTGTGCCTCAGACAGGTTTTCCCCCGGCTTTGCGAAAAGGCTTGCCGAGGGCTGTCCCGGCACGGCCGCAGGCCACACAGTGACTGAGACAGCGCTGCAATTGAAAGCAAAGATGGATGTTCTCCCTGGTGCTACCATAAACAAGCGCCTCTGCTGTGGGGTCACCAGTGGAGCAGCCTTCATTTCCTCCTACCACAGATTCCCAACCTCCCCCTCCTCCTAAGGGCAAATGGCTTGATCCAAAGCTCATGTGTGGTCGCTTCtttgctccttctctctctcttacactctctgcTTGTCAGGTCTGCCTCACCTCAGTGTTTGCGCTGAGCTCATTCTCACCAAAAGCGGCACTGGCTTGTCGCCCTGCTCCACATGAGTCGGCTACTTTTGCGGTCACATGTCCCGTCCTGCACATCATAGCGGGTGGGATCGGTTTGCATCGGCCTGATTTAGAAGCTTTATTGGCATTGGCCTGCTTTTGAGCCACGCTGCCGAGCAGGAGAATGCCCAGAACTATTTCTGTCCCCTCTGTAGGAGGCCCAGCACAGACGGACCCCctcttaattttttatgttttttttttttcgtgcttTGGGTTTGCCGTATGTGCAGCTATTGTTGGGATTGCCCTGCTCCTCCAGAGCATTTCATTCATGAGTCTGGAGCTAAATTcgactgcctgcctgcctgtctgtgtgAGTCAGTCCTCACCAGAAATGCCGGATCGAAAGATTTGCCAAAAAAACAATTTGTGTCTCAAAGGGTATGAGTACACTGATCAGACAGAGATAGATTCTCCTAATTTGGAgcatgttttagtgttttttgccTCTCTTTGCAGCTTGTTTGTGTGTGCGAGTACGAACAGATCACACTCATTATTGGTCATAATAAACAGACTGGCGGAAATGCTGACCAGGCCATGCTGTTGCTCAGTCAGCCTGAGAACGCTGTGCCCACTTCCACACATTTGCCCAGAATGAATCACTCTCTAATTTTGAATAGGCATTAAATGCTCtgcttctctcgctctctcttactctctttctttgcTTGCTTTCTTCCTCATTTACACTCATCCTCTTTCCCTTTGGCTTTTCTTCATGTGCTGTTATCTTGTAGTCAGCTTCATAGCTTGTCCAGTGGTAGATATTAGAAAACAGGTGCTTGGTTTGTAACAGGGATAAATGGGATGCATTCAAGTCCAGTCATTGACAGTGGTTTAATGTGATGTGATGCATTGTAGAGGAATTAAACGAGTCTGCATTCTTCACATTACTGTTGACGGGAACCCTGTATGCCTCTTAATGTTACAAGCTTCTATGCAGTTCTGAGCAACTTTACATCAAACCacactaaactactttatttctgaatttctcagtaatttaatttactgagTTACCTTTCAGATGTTGACCCATTACAATGACCTAAACCTTGTTTACACCTGTTTACTTGGTTGGTTAGGAGTATCAGGATTGTGTCAGGATAAGGCaaagccacataaaaatgcacCCAAGAAGTTTAAAATATACAAATCAGATCTCTCAAAACCAAAACTCTTTCTCATGCAGTTTGTTAGTGCTAATATTGATTTATTCAGTCTACACAGTACAACCAACAAAGCAGTTTCCTTCCCCTATGCTTGAAATGCCTATTGATGTTTAAAATTGTGAATTTCATGGCCAATTTTGCCAATTTTGTGCATACGAATCTAAAAAGAGCCCCAAAACGGATATTTCAATCTGCTTGCACTGTGTAATGGCAGCTTCACCCACTGCCCAAACTTTTCTAATTTATAAGCCACTGTTTGTGAATATAATCACCTGTGAGTAGGTGATTATCACCCTCTTAAGTCAGCGCTCATTAAGGTGTCCAGTCagaaaacataataaacacatgcatGATTAATTCCCTGTCCAACTCCTCTGCAGAAACATACATCATATAAATGTGTGTAGATATGTAGGTTGAACATTTTTAAAGAGCCTGCAAACAAAAGACAAAGGCACCATTATGAGATTGAGTAATTCCCAAGACCTCACTGTGCTTTGAATGCAGTTTTGTGCTTTTAGGGGCAACCAGGGGAAGCCCACACTTTGTTTTTCTCTCAGTACTTGCTACCTGTCATCTGTATTGTGCTGCTGTAAGCACATCTGACTGACTTTGCTTCCGCTGACAATGCTGCTTCTTTCCTTTATCTGAGATGTGTGGGACGTGCCCCATTTTAGAGATTTTGTAGTTTTATTAGAGACAGCCCAGCGTAAGTTTTAAATATTCTAAGAGAATCGACAGAAAATGTTACCACCCCACCTACCCACACACTCAACCTCAGGGGGGTTCTAAACAAATATTACATGTAAAAATGCGTAGAGAGCCTTTTTGAAAGGCAAGGACCAGAGGCACTCTGATGTATAAAATGTGTATGTAATTAAGGCTACTTTCCTTTTTTGTTGCCTTGTCTGATCGAAAATAGCAGGTATGCACAAAAATTCTGTGCCACAAACCACTGTCTCAAAATTTGCTCCAATGTCAACACATTGAATGTCTCAGTCCAGATCAGTTGGACCCTGATTTACCTATTATTGCCATGTTAAAACCCATTTTCTTTGGTTGGACTTGGTTTGGCAAAATGTTGAAGTAGGCTATGTGCTaacagtagaagaagaagaagaagaagaaaaattagTGCAAGCTAGTTTGAGTttgataaatacataaaaaatatacagtaaattagacaaagtaaaataaaaatttaaatatacaatTCTATGTTGTAAATATTTTCTACATACTACTGGGAATTTGCACCCAggtttttcactcacctgtacacctgtactcttgTGTTGTGACAATAAATAAGATTTTATTTGACCTCAAATACTAGTTTCAAATGTATCACAATCCAAAGCAGATTCTTTCAATCTTTGtacttaaatgttctttttttctccattttttagcAGGCCAATGAAGCCCTCCACCACCAGCACCAGGTGGCCCCCAACAGCCTGCTGCCTCTGCTTAACTCGGGGAATGAGCCGCAGGATCAGAAGCCCATCATGCCCATCCCACTGGACCAGAAGCCCCCAGTCAGTGCGGCCGAACTCCTGAAGGACAACGTAGCCAGTGGGACGGGGGCTGGTGGAGGGGGCGGCGGGGGTAATGGTGGCGGCGGGGGGCCCATGCCCATCATCAAGAAGGAGCACAAAACCAAGACGCCTTTCATCTGCGGCTACTGCAACAAGGCCTTCCGAGACAGCTATCACCTGCGGCGGCACGAGTCGTGCCACACGGGCGTCAAGATGGTATCGCGGCCTAAGAAGACGGCGCAGACGGCGCCTACCATGGTGCCCCTGATCTCCACCATGCCGCGGGAAAACAGCGGCAACCCCTCCTACATCTCCACCATCGCCGGCATCCTTACCACAGCCACCACCTCTGCCTCTACCGGCTCCAGCGTGATGACTCCTGCCTCCATGACCGGTGTGGGCCATCAGACTGCACCCAAAAAGCCAGCCAAGCCTGTGAAGAAGAACCACGGCTGCGAGATGTGTGGCAAGGCCTTCCGCGACGTCTACCACCTGAACCGCCACAAGCTGTCGCACTCGGACGAGAAGCCCTTCGAGTGCCCCATCTGCCAGCAACGATTTAAGAGGAAGGACCGCATGACGTACCATGTGCGCTCACACGACGGGGGCGTCCACAAGCCATACGTCTGCTCAGTGTGCGGAAAGGGCTTCTCAAGGTATGGAATCAGGTTTTAAGCCGTCTCTGTAGTTCTATTGGAGATAAAGACATGCACAGTTAGTCAAGTCATTCTGAACACATCCTAAAAGCCTAAAAGATAGACCCCATGACCCAACTGGAGCAATCAGAGTAAGAAATCACAAAAATATTTGTATCCAAGGACGAGGTGGAAAAGTTTATCTGGTTCAGGGTTCGTACAGTtaagaaaaaactgaaaaaatagcacttttcaggcctggataagttttacaaaattaaaaatacccagaaagtttttgaaaaaagtcatggaaattaggtctacaaatgtttgtttgtttatcgaTAAAGTAAATCGTCAAAAAAAGTTGTTTGAAAtgggtttttaaaaatgttaattcttGCGATGGTTATGGATTCACAGCAGGTGTTGTGATGGATCTTGTGTAAAGGGCTGTCCAAATTTGTCTAGAACAGTGCATTTTGCTTCAGTCTGCTCTGAATGACTTTGTTTCTctcttaatttaattattttgaaattTAGGAAAAGTGCTTCAGTTCAGGAACCCTATATCTTTGCCTGTACCTCAAAGAGGAATCTGTGTTTGAGGCTCAGACTTGCACCACATTATGTTACACTAATGTACATTATTGGTGCTACAGCAATATAAGGAACTTTTGCTGTGGTGAAAAGATCTGGGAAGATTATGTGCATCGATTAGCAGTTTCGCATATTTGGTTTGAACATCATTAGTGGGTTTGCCGGCTATCAGGTTTTAGCTCTTTTTGAAGAAGATTGAAAATTCAGAAATTTCTCAATTGTGCTTACCTATGTAAATCATTTGACTTGAAAACGTGTTGTTGAGTTTAATTTCCCGCCACTGATTTATAGAAATGAAGGCTAAGGATCAGAGGATGAAgacaatttagagtattagaCAATTTAAAGAAGCACTGGAATGTATTTTAGGTTCTTGTATGAGTAACCCTTTCTAAACAGGCTACTTTGGAACTGTTCtcagtgtttgttcacagtgaaacatggtgatgtcagtgtttctgttttctcttttttttttttttttttttttaaagcctggTGTTGAAATATGTGTACAAAGATGTAGCCGGCTCCACCATCTGCTCCTCCATATGACGTTAACATTGTCTTGCTCCCGTTGGCTGCAGTCGGCTGATTTATAGCTGCAGTGAATAGTTGTGACTGGCTGCTTTTGTGCTTCCCCAGCACGCGGCGGCCTGGGCTGGGCCTGCCTCCTGGAGCGGCCCCTACCTTCTCAGGCCGGGCCGGGGGGAGGGGACGAGGGCCAGCTGCTTTGATTCCTGTGTCACGCTGTGGATACGTTGAGCTCACCAGtgaaaaagctgtaaaaaaaaaataaataaaaaatgggcCCTGTGAGACATGAGTCTGGGATTTCCTCTTGCTCACGGTTGCAGTCCCTGCGGACCACACGTACTCGGTGTGCCGAGATTGTGGCTTATTTAAGAGAAAACGACGCTGCATCATCTCTCCCTATTTCCAGGCAGAGACGAAGGCCGAATGCGTCACTCCGGCTCCCTCCACATCCTGTTCCAGCTCGCGGCACTGCGTGACTAATAATCTGAGGATTAATTTCAGGGTGAGCAATGCAAGTCAGAGCGCTGAGAAGAAAGGAGCCGTTTTTAGCCCGCCAACTGTTCCCTGGCTTGTGCAGCGTTTCAGTCTGTAACGGCCTGGCCTCCCTAGAACCTATCTATAAAGATAAGAACCAGCAGAGGATGGTCCAAAAGCAGCAGAACATTATGAGGAAGGTTTTATCTTCCAtgtattggtttatttattgaatatatccatctgtttatctatctataacagtaaaataaaagggCTGCAGGTTGTGGTCATTCCCTGAGCAGCACTGTGCTCTCCTAAGTGTCAGCATGCCGTGGctgtcttgtcctgtcttgtccTGTCTGGAAGCCACCATCCTCTTCAGCCAACAGCTAGGGAGCAAGGAAGCGAGGGCAGGAgggggggagggagggatggGCGGGCGACCATTCCAGTTCACCGCACCGCTGAGGAGATCCCACTTGACTCCTCTCCTCAGCAGCAGAAGCACAGCCAGTGTGAAACTGGCCCTCCCATGACCAGCTGGCACGGGTCTGCTTCGAGAGGGCAAACGGCTGGTTGTGTTTGCCCCGTTCAAGCATTTCTCACTGTCTTAAAcaagtgcgcacacacacacctcacaccttGCCTGGCTCGACCAGGTTATGCAGGTGGATTTGAAGTCCTGTTGCTTTCGTAGAGCGAAAACTATACATTAAACGCTCCCTTttattgtttttcacttttttacatttgtatCTCAATTGTATctggttgttctttatattgttttcTGATTTGGCAGATTTGGTGTGATTTAAAACCAACCCTGCTGCGACTGCTATGTTGATGCTTGAGTGTTCAGAcatgaagtgattttttttcacgatagtgtgtgaaaaaaaaacattggaatatTTGGTTGGTCTgtgattgatatatatattttcaatatatatatatatatctatatctatatctatatatctatatatatatatatatatatatatatatattgaaaaatacGGGAGGTCAGTGATCCAGCATGTCAATGATGTGACCGTTGCGCATGTGTACATTGCTGTATCAATCCTATAACTATGTATTGTCCtatgtaaaaatatgaaaaaggaaGGTTTTAGTTTGATAGCTAGTCTTTGAtttctgttttacattttattgcattCTTCTCCTCTCTTAGGCCTGATCATCTCAGCTGCCATGTCAAACATGTGCATTCCTCAGAGAGACCGTTCAAATGCCAAGTAACGGTAGGAGACGTGTCATTTGTCACACATACACAGTATTGCCACATTTAAAGCCGGTTGTTTAAGCTTAGCATGTCCTATAAAACACCACAGTTCTCCCAGAGCTCTAAACATGTGCAGTTTCCAAGATATCTGTAGTCTACGACAAAAGCCTTACAGTGTTTCCTTACAGtagttcattttaaaatagaCCATCCAAAGACTACTGCAGTATTAATGACCAGATTCTCTGCTCGGCTGCAGGCCTGCACTTCCGCCTTCGCCACCAAAGACAGACTGCGTTCGCACATGATCCGGCACGAAGGGAAGGTCACCTGCAACATCTGCGGCAAGATGCTCAGCGCCGCCTACATCACCAGCCATTTAAAGACGCACGGCCAAACCAACTTCAACAACTCCTGCAACAAAGGTAAGTCCGCAGAATTCCACCGAAACCCGTGCGCTTATTCCGGCTGGTATTCAGAGAGTTCCCGAGTGGGAGAGCTGATAAAATCACGGTAATCCCAGATCAGCTTTTCTACGCGACTCTTCCAATACCTCTCCTGATCCTGATGAAGGATCAGTCATGTAGTTCTAACTGTTAGTTCAACATACTGGTACTAATATTAACTTCATCCTGATGTAGCCTAGTTCCACCCCCTCTTCAGAGAGCATTCTGACGTAGTAATGTAGTTGATCTCCGTCGTTCTCTTCACATCATTTACATATAgtcacttcatgtgactagtataggtgcatctcagaaaatttgagtaTCAtcgaaaagttaatttattaacTCTCATATATAGATTctttacacagagtgatctgtttcaAGATTTTACTTCTTTTATGTTTGACTGTGCAGCTCATCCGCTCTTCTTCCAGAACCTGGGACCTTGATTTACAGATTAAATCCACTGTCCACtgccagtacagtacagtacagtgatttcctggaaaatcttacagcacttcatgcttgaagatgcaaatttcattttccagcatgacttggcacactgcccacactgccaaaagtaccagttggtcttgtTTTATGTTCTAATATTGAGATACTGACTTCTggattttcattagctgtaagctataatcatcaacattaaagtaaataaatgcttaaatagatcactctgtgtgaaaatgtgaattgAATCTATAGGTTGAGTTTGACTTTTTGAattgaactactgaaataaataaacctttCGATGCTATGcaaattttttaagatgcacctgtatgtggtTGCTTTCTGAGAAGATCTTAACCACATTCATTTAAACTTGGTAGTCAAATGCTTCTTTTGTTAGTCAGATTGAAACCCAGTTCTGACAATCCTGTGTCAGATGGAATAGGAAAATTAGCTTGTTCTTGACGGTTATTGCTTGTGGTTCGGTTGTGCTGGGTAGGGTTTCGGTTGTGCTGCGTTGAGTATGTTTTGGAGTGACCcgatctgtatctgttttaaatacgTCTTGGGTGCGATTATACTTTGTTTGCTTGGATTTATCCAGGTTTAAGAACGGAGAATGTTGTGATTTTGGTTACAGTCTCTTTCTTTTACGCACTTCAtctcttcttattattattttcttattgtttttcAATCTTTGcacattttcttcctttttacaCTCTCCTATTTTGTTTCTCCACTTTCTCCcttattttctatttctctctctcttctctttttaatcctcttttctttttgtttttgccaTCTTATCCCCTttctttcctgtttctttaaaatctttaattctctttgtttctATTTCTTTTGTCCCTTCTTTTCGTGAATACAGTTGTTCTTTGCTCCTCTTTTCACTTTACTTTTCATCCTTTACTTCTGTCTTCACTTTCTCTGCCTGTTTTCTAATCTCTCTTGCAATTTCTTTGGATCCTTTTAGActctttctttcctcctttcGGTTTA comes from the Astyanax mexicanus isolate ESR-SI-001 chromosome 20, AstMex3_surface, whole genome shotgun sequence genome and includes:
- the vezf1a gene encoding vascular endothelial zinc finger 1 isoform X2; amino-acid sequence: MEPSWSSFLFQQANEALHHQHQVAPNSLLPLLNSGNEPQDQKPIMPIPLDQKPPVSAAELLKDNVASGTGAGGGGGGGNGGGGGPMPIIKKEHKTKTPFICGYCNKAFRDSYHLRRHESCHTGVKMVSRPKKTAQTAPTMVPLISTMPRENSGNPSYISTIAGILTTATTSASTGSSVMTPASMTGVGHQTAPKKPAKPVKKNHGCEMCGKAFRDVYHLNRHKLSHSDEKPFECPICQQRFKRKDRMTYHVRSHDGGVHKPYVCSVCGKGFSRPDHLSCHVKHVHSSERPFKCQVTACTSAFATKDRLRSHMIRHEGKVTCNICGKMLSAAYITSHLKTHGQTNFNNSCNKDSNEVCNSASATPITVSAPITSVMNRGNTSNPVTIAAQMNITTNTVNITSPVSLQHPVTITGPVNIASVNIPTSAPMNITHPVAITTPMPMNIAGPLNIAMRPMESMPFLSQILPSSPHW
- the vezf1a gene encoding vascular endothelial zinc finger 1 isoform X1, encoding MEPSWSSFLFQQANEALHHQHQVAPNSLLPLLNSGNEPQDQKPIMPIPLDQKPPVSAAELLKDNVASGTGAGGGGGGGNGGGGGPMPIIKKEHKTKTPFICGYCNKAFRDSYHLRRHESCHTGVKMVSRPKKTAQTAPTMVPLISTMPRENSGNPSYISTIAGILTTATTSASTGSSVMTPASMTGVGHQTAPKKPAKPVKKNHGCEMCGKAFRDVYHLNRHKLSHSDEKPFECPICQQRFKRKDRMTYHVRSHDGGVHKPYVCSVCGKGFSRPDHLSCHVKHVHSSERPFKCQVTACTSAFATKDRLRSHMIRHEGKVTCNICGKMLSAAYITSHLKTHGQTNFNNSCNKGDWQWNSSGLRKDSNEVCNSASATPITVSAPITSVMNRGNTSNPVTIAAQMNITTNTVNITSPVSLQHPVTITGPVNIASVNIPTSAPMNITHPVAITTPMPMNIAGPLNIAMRPMESMPFLSQILPSSPHW